From the Photobacterium sp. GJ3 genome, one window contains:
- a CDS encoding ABC transporter substrate-binding protein, translating to MATVLVMSSKVSAAVTEPKRDVEVLHWWTSKGEMKAARVLQDSLEQQGIAWRNFAIAGGGGESAMTVLKSRAVSGNPPTAAQLKGEDLQEWAMLGFLTQLDPVAQKQHWDQLLPPVISQIMKYQGHYVAVPVNIHRVNWLWVNPALLKKAGAELPDSLASFFAAAEKLKQAGIVPIALGSDPWQEVTLFESIALAVLGPEDYRSAFVDLDSGLLSSAKMVEVFRQFDAIRPYVDVRTKAMEWSDASAMVVDGEAAMQFMGDWAKGEFTAMGKVPGVDVLCLPAPGTQGFFTYNIDSFAFFKHDATMNLESQAQMAYTILTPEFQRQFNLAKGSIPVRNDVPLTEFDRCAQASAQAFQANAEHHQLVPSLSQGLANSSYVQAAIFDVVTDFFHSKKADPKQAAMRLERAVRSAR from the coding sequence ATGGCGACAGTGCTGGTCATGTCTTCAAAGGTGAGTGCAGCCGTGACGGAACCCAAGCGGGACGTTGAAGTGCTGCACTGGTGGACATCAAAAGGCGAGATGAAAGCTGCCAGAGTGTTGCAAGACAGCTTAGAGCAACAAGGCATTGCCTGGCGAAACTTTGCCATTGCGGGTGGTGGCGGGGAAAGTGCGATGACTGTCCTGAAAAGTCGTGCAGTGTCCGGAAACCCACCGACAGCGGCTCAATTGAAAGGCGAAGATTTGCAGGAATGGGCGATGCTGGGTTTTCTCACCCAGTTAGATCCGGTCGCTCAAAAGCAACATTGGGATCAGTTATTGCCACCCGTGATCAGTCAGATCATGAAATATCAGGGGCACTATGTCGCCGTACCCGTCAATATTCACCGTGTGAACTGGCTTTGGGTCAACCCAGCCTTACTGAAAAAAGCAGGCGCTGAGTTGCCAGACTCTCTGGCTTCGTTTTTTGCAGCGGCCGAAAAGCTGAAACAGGCGGGTATTGTGCCGATTGCTTTAGGCAGCGACCCCTGGCAGGAAGTGACTTTATTTGAGTCCATCGCGTTAGCGGTTCTGGGGCCTGAAGATTATCGGAGCGCCTTCGTGGATTTGGATTCCGGCCTGCTGAGCAGTGCCAAAATGGTTGAAGTGTTCCGCCAGTTTGACGCGATTCGTCCTTATGTTGACGTCAGAACCAAAGCCATGGAATGGAGTGATGCCAGTGCCATGGTTGTGGATGGTGAAGCGGCCATGCAATTTATGGGGGACTGGGCGAAAGGTGAGTTCACCGCGATGGGCAAAGTACCGGGTGTGGATGTACTTTGCTTGCCTGCGCCAGGCACACAAGGATTTTTTACCTACAATATTGATAGTTTTGCGTTCTTTAAACACGACGCCACCATGAATCTGGAATCGCAGGCACAAATGGCGTACACGATTCTGACGCCAGAGTTCCAACGTCAGTTCAACCTGGCGAAGGGGTCGATTCCGGTGCGCAACGATGTGCCTTTAACAGAGTTTGATCGCTGCGCTCAAGCATCGGCACAAGCGTTTCAGGCGAATGCAGAACACCATCAGCTCGTGCCCAGTCTGTCGCAGGGACTGGCGAATAGCAGCTATGTGCAGGCTGCAATTTTTGATGTGGTCACGGATTTCTTCCACAGTAAAAAAGCGGACCCGAAGCAAGCTGCCATGCGATTGGAAAGAGCAGTCCGGTCTGCCCGCTGA
- a CDS encoding response regulator, translating to MIANKLVLVVDDDQEIRELLEEYLTKQGFQVVTAEDGVAMKREMTISEPDLILLDIMLPGEDGFELCQHVRKTSDVPIIMLTAVSDEMDQIVGLELGADDYIAKPFSPRQLMARMKAVMRRVKSSGPQPDISQQALPKAFLFDRWRLDTASQMLQDIQTQRSYEMTNSDYALLLLFLSRPNEVLDRDTIFYATRGRDAQPSERAVDVQLSRLRQRLGDKGRQQRLIKTVRGNGYLFNADVSYETKD from the coding sequence ATGATTGCGAACAAGCTGGTACTGGTTGTCGATGATGATCAGGAGATTCGCGAACTGTTAGAGGAATATCTGACCAAACAAGGTTTTCAGGTTGTGACGGCTGAGGACGGCGTCGCCATGAAGCGAGAAATGACCATCAGTGAACCGGATTTAATTTTGCTGGATATCATGTTGCCCGGTGAAGATGGTTTCGAACTTTGTCAGCATGTCCGTAAAACGTCTGATGTGCCAATTATTATGCTCACTGCAGTGTCTGACGAGATGGATCAGATTGTGGGGTTGGAACTGGGAGCAGATGACTACATTGCTAAACCGTTCAGTCCCCGGCAATTGATGGCACGTATGAAAGCGGTGATGCGGCGCGTGAAGTCGTCTGGTCCTCAGCCGGACATCAGCCAACAGGCACTCCCGAAAGCCTTTTTGTTTGACCGGTGGCGGTTGGATACGGCATCACAAATGCTGCAGGATATTCAAACCCAGCGCAGTTATGAAATGACCAACAGTGACTACGCATTACTCCTGTTGTTTTTAAGCCGGCCGAATGAAGTCCTTGATCGCGATACCATTTTCTATGCAACGCGGGGACGGGATGCCCAGCCTTCGGAGCGAGCCGTGGATGTTCAGCTGAGCCGCTTGCGTCAGCGTCTGGGGGATAAAGGCCGCCAGCAGCGCCTGATCAAGACAGTGCGCGGCAACGGTTATTTGTTTAATGCTGATGTCAGTTATGAAACCAAGGACTGA
- a CDS encoding FdhF/YdeP family oxidoreductase: MTIKQYKGSAGGWGALASTTRHLVKSENVTRNIRNLLKTNQDHGFDCPGCAWGESEEPGRFRFCENGAKAVNWEATSRRVTPEFFAQYPVGWLQQQSDYFLEYQGRLSHPVRYNAQTDHYEAISWDDAFALIADHLNTLESPDQAEFYTSGRASNEAAFLYQLFARAYGTNNFPDCSNMCHEASGVALKQSIGVGKGTVRIEDFDQADAIFVFGQNPGTNHPRMLDTLRKAARRGAAIVTMNPLKERGLERFTNPQSPAEMLTGGATRISSHYFTPKLGGDMAVVRGMVKSLLETDKTEMLAGRPSIFDQDFIQAHTTGMTQYLTEVEQTDWSAIVEQSGLSQDDIEYAANLYRQSERVIITWAMGLTQHKHSVNTIQEITNLQLLFGQFGKPGAGVCPVRGHSNVQGDRTMGINEKPAPAFNQAIEATFGFSPPTQHGHNTVHAIKAMLAGESKVFIGLGGNFASATPDTRLTQQALSNCNLTVNIATKLNRTHLITGKDSLILPCLGRTDIDLQKNGPQSVTVEDSFSMVHASGGVVESDTGEMRSEPAIIAGIAQATLGKQPVDWLKLTEDYDRIRELIADVIPGFSDMNQKLKQPGGFYLGNSAAERIWHTDSRKAEFKTHPLPEHLLAANLRQLSEDPVFVLQTVRSHDQYNTTIYGFEDRYRGISGERKVLMMNPADIEALGLNVGDRVDVTSLAADGIERQVKGFKLIGYDIPAGNLAAYFPETNPLVALDSKGDLSDTPISKAIPVILKASQIHDERIDLASY, translated from the coding sequence ATGACCATTAAACAATATAAAGGCTCCGCCGGTGGCTGGGGCGCACTCGCCAGTACTACCCGTCATTTGGTGAAAAGCGAAAACGTCACCCGGAATATCCGTAACCTGTTGAAAACAAATCAGGATCATGGCTTTGACTGTCCGGGTTGCGCCTGGGGAGAATCCGAAGAACCCGGCCGTTTTCGTTTTTGTGAGAACGGTGCGAAAGCCGTGAACTGGGAAGCCACCAGTCGTCGGGTCACGCCTGAATTCTTTGCTCAGTATCCGGTGGGCTGGCTACAACAGCAGAGCGATTATTTTCTTGAATATCAGGGACGTCTGAGCCACCCGGTTCGTTATAACGCGCAAACCGACCACTATGAAGCCATTTCATGGGACGATGCTTTCGCCCTGATTGCCGACCATCTGAACACGCTGGAAAGCCCGGATCAGGCCGAGTTTTATACTTCAGGCCGAGCCAGTAACGAAGCTGCGTTTCTGTACCAGCTCTTTGCCCGCGCTTATGGCACCAACAATTTTCCTGACTGCTCGAATATGTGCCATGAAGCCAGTGGTGTGGCACTGAAGCAAAGTATTGGCGTGGGGAAAGGAACCGTCCGGATTGAAGACTTTGATCAGGCTGATGCCATTTTTGTCTTTGGCCAGAATCCCGGCACCAACCATCCACGTATGCTGGACACCTTGCGTAAAGCAGCACGTCGCGGTGCTGCAATTGTGACGATGAATCCCCTGAAAGAGCGTGGCCTGGAACGCTTCACCAACCCGCAATCTCCTGCTGAAATGCTGACAGGCGGCGCAACCCGAATCAGTAGTCATTATTTCACGCCCAAACTGGGCGGCGATATGGCTGTGGTTCGCGGCATGGTGAAATCACTGCTCGAAACCGACAAAACCGAAATGCTGGCGGGTCGCCCGTCGATTTTCGATCAGGACTTTATCCAGGCGCATACCACGGGCATGACGCAGTATCTGACTGAAGTGGAACAGACCGACTGGTCCGCCATTGTTGAGCAATCCGGGCTCAGCCAGGATGATATCGAATATGCTGCGAACCTTTACCGGCAGTCCGAGCGGGTCATCATCACTTGGGCGATGGGTCTGACGCAGCATAAGCACTCCGTGAACACCATCCAGGAAATTACCAACCTTCAGTTGCTGTTTGGACAATTCGGCAAACCCGGCGCGGGGGTTTGTCCCGTTCGGGGTCACAGTAATGTGCAGGGTGACCGAACGATGGGGATCAACGAAAAACCGGCCCCTGCCTTTAATCAGGCGATCGAAGCAACCTTTGGCTTTTCACCGCCGACACAGCATGGCCACAACACCGTTCATGCGATCAAGGCCATGCTCGCAGGTGAGAGCAAAGTATTCATTGGGCTGGGCGGCAATTTTGCGTCGGCGACGCCGGATACACGGTTAACGCAGCAAGCCCTGTCGAACTGCAATCTCACGGTGAACATCGCCACCAAACTGAACCGGACGCACCTGATCACCGGCAAAGACAGCCTGATCCTGCCTTGCCTGGGCAGGACAGATATCGACCTGCAAAAAAATGGCCCGCAATCGGTCACGGTTGAAGACTCCTTCAGCATGGTGCACGCTTCCGGAGGGGTTGTTGAAAGTGATACCGGTGAAATGCGTTCAGAGCCTGCCATCATCGCCGGTATAGCTCAGGCAACACTCGGCAAACAGCCCGTGGACTGGTTAAAGCTGACAGAAGACTACGATCGGATTCGTGAGCTGATTGCAGATGTCATTCCGGGATTTTCAGACATGAACCAGAAGCTCAAGCAACCCGGCGGATTTTATCTGGGCAACAGTGCTGCTGAACGGATCTGGCATACGGATTCACGTAAAGCCGAATTCAAGACACACCCGCTGCCGGAACATCTGCTGGCTGCCAACCTCCGGCAACTCAGTGAAGATCCCGTGTTTGTACTGCAGACCGTTCGCTCTCACGACCAGTACAACACCACCATTTATGGGTTTGAAGACAGATACCGCGGTATTTCCGGCGAGCGAAAAGTGCTCATGATGAACCCGGCCGATATTGAAGCACTGGGCCTGAATGTGGGTGACCGGGTTGATGTCACCTCATTGGCTGCGGATGGCATTGAACGTCAGGTCAAAGGATTCAAACTCATTGGTTACGATATCCCCGCTGGTAATCTGGCGGCTTACTTCCCGGAAACCAATCCACTGGTTGCACTGGACAGTAAAGGCGATCTGAGTGATACACCCATTTCAAAAGCCATTCCCGTTATCCTGAAAGCCAGTCAGATTCACGATGAAAGGATTGATCTGGCGTCCTACTGA
- a CDS encoding histidine phosphatase family protein — MKLLFVVRHAKSSWDNPDLDDHDRPLNERGLKNAEEMAKRFGAWLAMPQRILSSTAERAFQTAQFFEQGLHPHPTELATTVGLYTDSAHEVAEIIQSVSDEIDRLMVVCHNPAINELVGRFGLKIENMPTCGVAVFAIHTDQWKNLGPETSEVIFFDYPKRLMKPEKS, encoded by the coding sequence ATGAAATTACTGTTTGTGGTTCGTCATGCAAAATCGTCCTGGGATAACCCGGATTTAGATGACCATGACCGTCCGTTGAATGAACGAGGTCTTAAAAACGCTGAGGAGATGGCAAAACGCTTCGGCGCCTGGCTGGCGATGCCGCAGCGAATATTGTCCAGTACGGCGGAACGGGCCTTTCAGACCGCTCAGTTTTTTGAACAGGGGCTGCACCCGCATCCAACCGAGCTGGCAACCACGGTCGGCCTTTATACCGATTCTGCTCATGAAGTTGCAGAAATCATTCAGTCGGTTTCGGATGAGATTGATCGTTTGATGGTGGTTTGTCATAACCCGGCGATTAATGAATTGGTCGGGCGCTTTGGGCTGAAGATTGAGAATATGCCGACGTGTGGGGTGGCGGTTTTTGCTATTCATACGGATCAATGGAAAAACCTCGGGCCTGAAACATCAGAGGTGATTTTCTTTGATTATCCGAAACGCCTGATGAAGCCGGAGAAATCATGA
- a CDS encoding ATP-binding protein: MNWKKWWPTSLMARTLWFTLLAVFLAQMIATLIWYGQSKRRDLEGLDSAAASMATMFASTVNFFESLPLQYRHIVLDQIRNMGGTRFFVSFNEEEIRIDPIPVSRMKNTAVQAIETVLHDKLPRLDVIRVEFSRPETLHVLSNDILLSDLPRSWAHYTLSLEPLNPPILVVQLELAEGEWLYIAALLPPPYTSLEDEIITGQQVMFLLFITALLLLFTYTMIRRQTKPLRQLADAANALSMDIYQPQLKEEGASELVTATRAFNRMQQRLRRYIDDREHLFSSISHDLKTPITRLRLRAELLEDDSKIDKFNKDLDELEMMVKGALQTVRDTDLHENLVQVDLSEMLRSISESHNREQIRVHLPEVEIAPVAGKPLALKRCLSNLIENGVKYGQTVWLDVDDSSDAVVIRIWDQGPGIPDEKMDSVFEPYVRLAKDDEGHGLGLGIARNILHAHGGEITIRNLKQGGLEVTLTLPRLMD, translated from the coding sequence ATGAACTGGAAGAAATGGTGGCCAACTTCGCTGATGGCCCGGACCCTGTGGTTTACATTGCTGGCCGTTTTTCTGGCCCAGATGATTGCAACGCTCATCTGGTACGGACAATCCAAACGTCGAGACCTGGAAGGGCTGGATTCTGCAGCGGCCAGTATGGCTACCATGTTCGCATCGACCGTCAATTTTTTTGAGTCCCTGCCACTGCAATATCGTCATATCGTGCTGGATCAGATCCGGAACATGGGGGGAACGCGGTTTTTCGTATCATTTAATGAAGAAGAAATCCGGATTGATCCGATTCCTGTTTCCCGCATGAAAAACACAGCCGTGCAGGCGATTGAAACTGTGTTGCACGATAAATTGCCGCGGCTGGATGTCATCCGGGTGGAATTTTCTCGCCCGGAAACACTGCATGTGTTGAGTAATGACATTCTCCTGAGCGATCTGCCCCGTTCCTGGGCTCATTACACTTTGAGTCTGGAGCCACTGAATCCACCGATTCTGGTTGTTCAGCTGGAATTGGCGGAAGGGGAGTGGCTCTACATTGCCGCATTATTACCGCCGCCTTACACGTCGCTGGAAGATGAAATCATTACCGGGCAGCAAGTGATGTTCTTACTGTTTATAACGGCCTTGTTATTGCTGTTTACCTACACCATGATCCGGCGTCAGACCAAGCCGCTCAGGCAATTGGCAGACGCTGCCAATGCGCTCAGCATGGATATTTATCAGCCGCAGCTCAAAGAAGAAGGTGCCAGTGAGCTGGTCACCGCAACCCGGGCGTTCAATCGGATGCAGCAGCGTTTACGCCGGTATATTGATGACAGGGAACATTTGTTCTCTTCGATTTCTCATGATTTGAAAACGCCCATTACCCGGTTGCGGCTTCGGGCGGAATTACTGGAAGATGACAGCAAAATCGATAAGTTCAATAAAGACTTAGATGAGCTGGAAATGATGGTGAAAGGCGCGCTTCAGACGGTTCGGGATACCGATTTGCATGAGAATCTGGTGCAGGTTGATCTTTCTGAGATGCTGCGCAGTATTTCGGAAAGCCATAACCGCGAGCAGATCCGGGTGCATTTGCCTGAGGTTGAGATTGCCCCTGTCGCGGGCAAGCCGCTCGCGCTGAAGCGTTGTCTGAGTAATCTGATTGAAAACGGTGTGAAATATGGGCAGACCGTCTGGCTTGATGTGGACGACTCCAGTGATGCGGTCGTGATTCGAATCTGGGACCAGGGGCCCGGCATTCCGGATGAGAAGATGGACTCAGTCTTTGAGCCATACGTCAGGCTGGCCAAGGATGATGAAGGTCATGGCTTAGGGTTGGGTATCGCCCGGAATATTTTACACGCCCATGGCGGTGAAATAACCATCCGTAATCTGAAGCAAGGCGGACTGGAAGTCACCCTGACGTTACCCCGGCTCATGGACTAA
- a CDS encoding PAS domain-containing methyl-accepting chemotaxis protein: protein MFGLSKKNNVSLEEYEAIKKQCLETNQHLNAIHDSFATIEFFPDGKIMTANHHFLKTMGYDLTEIQGHHHQMFCSSETRNSPEYQRFWQQLATGKQSKGLFQRLKKNGQEIWLEASYCPVKSDDGQVYKVLKIAADITERVAAHHENTSQMQAVSRSMAVIEFDLEGRILTANENFLNTVGYSLEEIKGKHHRLFVTAEHSKSQEYRDFWSQLNQGQFLGGKFERVNRQGDPLWLEATYNPIFDANGKLYKVIKFATDITQNVLLGHQNSQLAYDLSVKTSQLSAEGSHSGNLAIEQMTHMVEALNMTSDVIAQLEEQSKTITSMVDTISGIANQTNLLALNAAIEAARAGEQGRGFAVVADEVRQLAFRTNESTDKIDNLVKQNSQFTVQAVTSMSDIISHAHSSMEKVKEASQAIHEIEASMNEVVDAVRKMSEAS from the coding sequence AAGAGTACGAAGCGATAAAAAAACAGTGTCTGGAAACAAATCAACATCTCAATGCCATCCACGACTCCTTCGCGACCATTGAATTCTTTCCTGATGGAAAAATCATGACTGCCAATCACCATTTCCTCAAGACCATGGGCTATGATTTAACTGAAATTCAAGGCCACCATCACCAGATGTTTTGCTCCAGCGAAACCCGCAACAGCCCTGAATATCAACGTTTCTGGCAGCAGCTTGCGACAGGGAAACAATCTAAAGGGCTCTTCCAGCGTCTTAAAAAGAATGGTCAGGAAATCTGGCTTGAGGCCAGTTATTGTCCGGTAAAAAGTGATGATGGCCAAGTTTATAAGGTACTGAAAATTGCAGCGGATATCACGGAACGTGTTGCTGCTCACCATGAAAATACCAGCCAGATGCAGGCCGTCTCGCGTTCCATGGCCGTTATTGAGTTCGATCTCGAAGGAAGAATTCTGACGGCCAATGAGAATTTCCTGAATACAGTTGGATACTCGCTCGAAGAAATCAAAGGGAAGCATCACCGGCTATTTGTGACCGCTGAACATTCAAAATCTCAGGAATATCGTGATTTCTGGTCTCAACTCAATCAGGGCCAATTCCTTGGCGGAAAATTTGAGCGCGTCAATCGTCAGGGCGACCCTTTGTGGCTTGAAGCCACCTACAACCCGATCTTTGATGCCAATGGAAAGCTCTATAAAGTCATCAAATTTGCGACTGACATTACTCAGAACGTCCTGCTGGGACATCAAAACAGCCAGTTGGCCTACGACCTTTCGGTGAAAACGAGCCAACTCTCTGCAGAGGGCAGTCATTCCGGCAATCTGGCCATCGAACAAATGACCCATATGGTTGAAGCCTTGAATATGACGTCAGACGTGATCGCTCAGCTTGAAGAACAATCCAAAACCATTACCAGCATGGTCGATACCATCTCAGGCATCGCCAATCAGACCAACCTGCTGGCACTGAACGCCGCCATTGAAGCAGCCCGGGCAGGTGAGCAAGGCCGGGGGTTCGCTGTGGTTGCAGATGAGGTACGTCAGCTCGCATTTCGTACAAATGAATCCACCGATAAAATCGACAACCTTGTGAAACAAAACAGTCAGTTTACCGTACAGGCAGTCACTTCGATGTCGGATATCATTTCACATGCGCACAGCAGTATGGAAAAGGTGAAAGAAGCCAGCCAGGCGATTCATGAGATCGAAGCCAGCATGAATGAAGTTGTTGATGCGGTTCGCAAAATGTCTGAAGCAAGCTGA